The proteins below come from a single Larimichthys crocea isolate SSNF chromosome II, L_crocea_2.0, whole genome shotgun sequence genomic window:
- the zeb1a gene encoding zinc finger E-box-binding homeobox 1 isoform X2 yields the protein MSTCAVTNFNNGLEASSDSDDEDKLHIVEEDSLQEHEVATADGTPPQDSHDATATVLPHNGSLNGVKEECVSEEEEEEEDVVKDTLVEEILQQGDTAIIYPEAPEDEQSPAETGGADENGTPDSFSQLHTCPYCSRGYKRNASLKEHIKYRHETSEDNYSCSHCSYTFTYRSQLERHMGHHRGSRDQRHVSQSTGGSGGTGGTRKFKCTECSKAFKYKHHLKEHLRIHSGEKPYECSNCKKRFSHSGSYSSHISSKKCVGVAPPNGVARTSVKSAPPSAPNTPVVIAPARVVLKEKTESKPLQEQLPVTQIKSEPVEYECKPVMAAPATSAGTNGVVNGGTAQPAVVPAATLPQGVAMVVPTVGLMSPISINLNDLQNVLKVAMDGNVLRQVLGTANGVVTQGKQGIVVQQPQQQIISLPAFVDHDGTTKIIINYSISPAAATTATTQPASLVAKNNPPPPPAVTTAAAPTPSRTDKPSTPEVADLSIIKAEPESVPITETEAATQTETAKTQRSTAQMPKVNSSSTCLLCDDCPDNLEALHLLQHRKAANGEAVDSAALDPSFAALLSEAGVTLEEPPVDDLLSLLKTYFASNANPSEGELAKISESVSIPVDVVRKWFAKMNSGKNAGKYRNNAKAVSKKTETTNSSSEDASSQNEEAEDDSTQDTSNKASSDSGSPSPSDSSPLSLNTGDLVIVKSEPEDPEDPENPDSQAEPLDLSLPKHIAAALETKTAKPPAKQQEQPLNLTCLRKEQLDGRTIYVTTPQTGRPVNIVTAAQLPTLVAIASQGTVGCLSAINTTTKRTILIPQLTYTYATTTGSATGAKTVVLNGHKQEKRQLDSSSDGVSTLEEQNDSDSAALMKKRRLENGVYPCDLCSKVFQKGSSLLRHKYEHTGKRPHECSICKKAFKHKHHLIEHSRLHSGEKPYQCDKCGKRFSHSGSYSQHMNHRYSYCKKDGSNLGSGPGLGPHRAQSELGSPGTGPQSDSRTTTPPSQLDSDERESEEEEDDDEAMCMDDIRVVQVDDGECEIYEGNFDDDDEDVGEEIVEEETMGEEEAAGEREEDGEDVEDGEDGEDACDVVEIELGDDHMQDEEMEEEAEETAEEAAEEAAEEAAGEAAEEAAGEAAEETAEETAGETAGETAEEKEEAAGETEEMADCEAETDKSIREGSEDAKPTEEAVTNAE from the exons TGACAAACTTCAACAATGGCTTGGAGGCCAGTTCAGACTCGGACGACGAGGACAAGCTACACATTGTGGAGGAGGACAGCCTGCAGGAGCACGAGGTCGCCACCGCCGACGGGACGCCGCCGCAGGACAGCCATGACGCCACCGCGACAGTATTACCCCACAATGGCTCCTTGAACGGAG tgaaagaagagtgtgtgtcagaagaggaagaagaggaggaggatgtggtgAAGGATACTCTAGTGGAGGAGATTCTCCAGCAGGGAGACACAGCCATCATCTATCCAGAGGCCCCGGAGGATGAGCAGAGTCCGGCAGAGACAGGAGGCGCTGATGAAAACG GCACACCAGATTCCTTCTCCCAGTTGCACACTTGCCCCTACTGCTCCCGGGGCTACAAGCGCAACGCCTCGCTTAAGGAGCACATCAAGTATCGCCACGAGACCAGCGAGGACAACTACAGCTGCTCGCACTGCAGCTACACCTTTACCTACCGCTCGCAGCTGGAGAGGCACATGGGCCACCACAGGGGCAGCAGGGACCAG CGTCACGTTTCCCAGTCGACAGGGGGATCGGGAGGAACAGGTGGAACCCGCAAGTTCAAGTGTACTGAATGTTCCAAGGCCTTCAAGTACAAGCATCACCTGAAGGAGCACCTGCGCATTCACAGCG GCGAGAAACCGTACGAATGCTCAAACTGCAAGAAGCGATTCTCCCACTCAGGCTCCTACAGCTCCCACATTAGTAGCAAGAAATGCGTGGGTGTAGCACCTCCCAATGGCGTCGCTCGAACGTCAGTCAAATCCGCCCCGCCCTCCGCCCCGAACACGCCGGTCGTGATTGCTCCGGCCCGCGTGGTTCTCAAAGAGAAGACTGAAAGCAAACCCCTCCAGGAGCAGCTCCCCGTCACCCAGATCAAATCTGAACCTGTGGAATACGAGTGCAAGCCGGTGATGGCGGCGCCGGCGACTTCAGCTGGTACCAACGGAGTCGTGAACGGAGGGACGGCGCAGCCGGCTGTGGTTCCGGCCGCGACCCTGCCTCAGGGCGTGGCTATGGTCGTGCCGACAGTCGGCCTGATGTCGCCCATCAGCATAAACCTGAATGACTTGCAGAATGTGCTCAAGGTGGCGATGGATGGAAACGTGCTCAGGCAGGTGCTGGGTACAGCTAACGGGGTGGTGACTCAGGGGAAGCAGGGAATTGTAGTCCAGCAGCCCCAGCAGCAGATCATCAGCCTGCCGGCCTTTGTGGATCACGACGGCACCACAAAGATCATCATCAACTACAGCATCAGCCCTGCAGCCGCCACCACTGCCACTACCCAGCCTGCATCGCTTGTTGCCAAAAACAATCCGCCTCCCCCTCCCGCTGTCACTACTGCTGCAGCCCCCACCCCCTCCAGAACAGATAAACCCTCGACCCCAGAGGTGGCCGACCTCTCCATCATAAAGGCAGAGCCAGAATCTGTGCCGATAACGGAGACGGAGGCAGCCACGCAGACGGAAACTGCGAAGACCCAAAGGTCAACAGCTCAGATGCCAAAAGTCAACAGCTCCAGTACGTGTTTACTCTGCGACGACTGTCCCGACAACCTGGAGGCGTTACACCTCCTCCAGCACCGCAAAGCAGCCAATGGGGAGGCAGTTGACTCTGCGGCTCTGGACCCATCGTTCGCCGCTCTGCTCAGCGAGGCAGGGGTGACGCTGGAGGAGCCGCCCGTGGACGACCTCCTCTCGCTCCTCAAGACCTACTTCGCCTCCAATGCCAACCCCAGCGAGGGGGAGCTGGCAAAGATCTCAGAGTCTGTCAGTATTCCCGTGGACGTGGTCAGAAAGTGGTTTGCCAAGATGAACTCTGGGAAAAATGCGGGCAAGTACCGCAATAACGCTAAAGCGGTTTCCAAAAAGACTGAAACCACGAACTCGAGCTCCGAGGACGCCTCGAGTCAGAATGAAGAGGCAGAGGACGACAGCACCCAAGACACATCCAACAAAGCCTCATCAGACTCTGGCAGCCCTTCCCCGTCAGACTCTTCACCACTAAGCCTCAACACCGGGGACCTCGTCATCGTTAAAAGCGAGCCGGAGGACCCAGAGGACCCAGAGAACCCGGACTCCCAGGCAGAGCCGCTTGACCTCTCCCTCCCTAAACATATCGCAGCGGCGTTGGAAACGAAAACGGCCAAGCCTCCCGCCAAGCAGCAGGAACAGCCCCTGAACCTGACCTGCCTGAGGAAGGAGCAGCTGGACGGTCGAACCATCTACGTCACCACGCCTCAGACCGGAAGACCTGTCAACATCGTCACTGCCGCGCAGCTGCCCACGTTAGTGGCCATCGCTAGTCAGGGCACGGTGGGCTGCCTCAGCGCCATCAACACCACGACGAAGCGCACCATCCTCATCCCCCAGCTCACCTACACCTACGCCACTACGACCGGCAGCGCCACTGGAGCAAAGACTGTCGTGCTGAACGGCCATAAG CAGGAGAAGAGGCAGCTGGACAGCAGCTCTGACGGCGTTTCCACATTGGAGGAGCAGAACGACTCGGACTCTGCCGCACTGATGAAGAAGCGGCGGCTGGAAAACGGCGTGTACCCCTGTGATCTCTGCTCCAAAGTCTTCCAGAAGGGCAGCTCCCTGCTCAGGCATAAATACGAACACACAG GAAAGCGGCCGCACGAGTGCAGCATCTGCAAGAAGGCCTTCAAACACAAGCACCACCTGATCGAACACTCGAGGCTGCACTCCGGCGAGAAGCCCTACCAGTGTGACAAGTGCGGGAAGCGTTTCTCTCACTCGGGCTCGTACTCCCAGCACATGAACCACCGCTACTCCTACTGCAAGAAGGACGGGTCAAACCTCGGCTCCGGCCCCGGGTTAGGGCCACACAGGGCTCAGTCTGAGCTCGGCAGCCCCGGCACTGGACCCCAGTCGGACAGTCGGACGACGACGCCGCCCTCCCAACTGGACTCAGACgagagggagagcgaggaggaggaggacgacgacgagGCGATGTGTATGGACGACATCCGGGTCGTGCAGGTGGACGACGGCGAGTGCGAGATCTACGAGGGGAACTTCGATGACGACGACGAGGACGTGGGAGAGGAGATAGTGGAGGAAGAGACTATGGGAGAGGAAGAGGcggcaggagagagggaggaggatggggaggaCGTGGAGGATGGGGAGGACGGAGAGGACGCTTGTGACGTGGTGGAGATCGAGCTGGGGGACGATCACATGCAGGAcgaagagatggaggaagaagcTGAGGAAACAGCTGAGGAAGCAGCTGAGGAAGCAGCTGAGGAAGCAGCTGGGGAAGCAGCTGAGGAAGCAGCTGGGGAAGCAGCTGAGGAAACAGCTGAGGAAACAGCTGGGGAAACAGCTGGGGAAACAGctgaggaaaaggaggaagcgGCAGGTGAAACAGAGGAAATGGCAGACTGTGAAGCAGAAACGGACAAAAGCATCAGGGAGGGGTCAGAGGACGCCAAACCCACGGAGGAGGCGGTGACAAACGCcgagtaa
- the zeb1a gene encoding zinc finger E-box-binding homeobox 1 isoform X1, translating to MADGPRCKRRKQANPKRSSVTNFNNGLEASSDSDDEDKLHIVEEDSLQEHEVATADGTPPQDSHDATATVLPHNGSLNGVKEECVSEEEEEEEDVVKDTLVEEILQQGDTAIIYPEAPEDEQSPAETGGADENGTPDSFSQLHTCPYCSRGYKRNASLKEHIKYRHETSEDNYSCSHCSYTFTYRSQLERHMGHHRGSRDQRHVSQSTGGSGGTGGTRKFKCTECSKAFKYKHHLKEHLRIHSGEKPYECSNCKKRFSHSGSYSSHISSKKCVGVAPPNGVARTSVKSAPPSAPNTPVVIAPARVVLKEKTESKPLQEQLPVTQIKSEPVEYECKPVMAAPATSAGTNGVVNGGTAQPAVVPAATLPQGVAMVVPTVGLMSPISINLNDLQNVLKVAMDGNVLRQVLGTANGVVTQGKQGIVVQQPQQQIISLPAFVDHDGTTKIIINYSISPAAATTATTQPASLVAKNNPPPPPAVTTAAAPTPSRTDKPSTPEVADLSIIKAEPESVPITETEAATQTETAKTQRSTAQMPKVNSSSTCLLCDDCPDNLEALHLLQHRKAANGEAVDSAALDPSFAALLSEAGVTLEEPPVDDLLSLLKTYFASNANPSEGELAKISESVSIPVDVVRKWFAKMNSGKNAGKYRNNAKAVSKKTETTNSSSEDASSQNEEAEDDSTQDTSNKASSDSGSPSPSDSSPLSLNTGDLVIVKSEPEDPEDPENPDSQAEPLDLSLPKHIAAALETKTAKPPAKQQEQPLNLTCLRKEQLDGRTIYVTTPQTGRPVNIVTAAQLPTLVAIASQGTVGCLSAINTTTKRTILIPQLTYTYATTTGSATGAKTVVLNGHKQEKRQLDSSSDGVSTLEEQNDSDSAALMKKRRLENGVYPCDLCSKVFQKGSSLLRHKYEHTGKRPHECSICKKAFKHKHHLIEHSRLHSGEKPYQCDKCGKRFSHSGSYSQHMNHRYSYCKKDGSNLGSGPGLGPHRAQSELGSPGTGPQSDSRTTTPPSQLDSDERESEEEEDDDEAMCMDDIRVVQVDDGECEIYEGNFDDDDEDVGEEIVEEETMGEEEAAGEREEDGEDVEDGEDGEDACDVVEIELGDDHMQDEEMEEEAEETAEEAAEEAAEEAAGEAAEEAAGEAAEETAEETAGETAGETAEEKEEAAGETEEMADCEAETDKSIREGSEDAKPTEEAVTNAE from the exons TGACAAACTTCAACAATGGCTTGGAGGCCAGTTCAGACTCGGACGACGAGGACAAGCTACACATTGTGGAGGAGGACAGCCTGCAGGAGCACGAGGTCGCCACCGCCGACGGGACGCCGCCGCAGGACAGCCATGACGCCACCGCGACAGTATTACCCCACAATGGCTCCTTGAACGGAG tgaaagaagagtgtgtgtcagaagaggaagaagaggaggaggatgtggtgAAGGATACTCTAGTGGAGGAGATTCTCCAGCAGGGAGACACAGCCATCATCTATCCAGAGGCCCCGGAGGATGAGCAGAGTCCGGCAGAGACAGGAGGCGCTGATGAAAACG GCACACCAGATTCCTTCTCCCAGTTGCACACTTGCCCCTACTGCTCCCGGGGCTACAAGCGCAACGCCTCGCTTAAGGAGCACATCAAGTATCGCCACGAGACCAGCGAGGACAACTACAGCTGCTCGCACTGCAGCTACACCTTTACCTACCGCTCGCAGCTGGAGAGGCACATGGGCCACCACAGGGGCAGCAGGGACCAG CGTCACGTTTCCCAGTCGACAGGGGGATCGGGAGGAACAGGTGGAACCCGCAAGTTCAAGTGTACTGAATGTTCCAAGGCCTTCAAGTACAAGCATCACCTGAAGGAGCACCTGCGCATTCACAGCG GCGAGAAACCGTACGAATGCTCAAACTGCAAGAAGCGATTCTCCCACTCAGGCTCCTACAGCTCCCACATTAGTAGCAAGAAATGCGTGGGTGTAGCACCTCCCAATGGCGTCGCTCGAACGTCAGTCAAATCCGCCCCGCCCTCCGCCCCGAACACGCCGGTCGTGATTGCTCCGGCCCGCGTGGTTCTCAAAGAGAAGACTGAAAGCAAACCCCTCCAGGAGCAGCTCCCCGTCACCCAGATCAAATCTGAACCTGTGGAATACGAGTGCAAGCCGGTGATGGCGGCGCCGGCGACTTCAGCTGGTACCAACGGAGTCGTGAACGGAGGGACGGCGCAGCCGGCTGTGGTTCCGGCCGCGACCCTGCCTCAGGGCGTGGCTATGGTCGTGCCGACAGTCGGCCTGATGTCGCCCATCAGCATAAACCTGAATGACTTGCAGAATGTGCTCAAGGTGGCGATGGATGGAAACGTGCTCAGGCAGGTGCTGGGTACAGCTAACGGGGTGGTGACTCAGGGGAAGCAGGGAATTGTAGTCCAGCAGCCCCAGCAGCAGATCATCAGCCTGCCGGCCTTTGTGGATCACGACGGCACCACAAAGATCATCATCAACTACAGCATCAGCCCTGCAGCCGCCACCACTGCCACTACCCAGCCTGCATCGCTTGTTGCCAAAAACAATCCGCCTCCCCCTCCCGCTGTCACTACTGCTGCAGCCCCCACCCCCTCCAGAACAGATAAACCCTCGACCCCAGAGGTGGCCGACCTCTCCATCATAAAGGCAGAGCCAGAATCTGTGCCGATAACGGAGACGGAGGCAGCCACGCAGACGGAAACTGCGAAGACCCAAAGGTCAACAGCTCAGATGCCAAAAGTCAACAGCTCCAGTACGTGTTTACTCTGCGACGACTGTCCCGACAACCTGGAGGCGTTACACCTCCTCCAGCACCGCAAAGCAGCCAATGGGGAGGCAGTTGACTCTGCGGCTCTGGACCCATCGTTCGCCGCTCTGCTCAGCGAGGCAGGGGTGACGCTGGAGGAGCCGCCCGTGGACGACCTCCTCTCGCTCCTCAAGACCTACTTCGCCTCCAATGCCAACCCCAGCGAGGGGGAGCTGGCAAAGATCTCAGAGTCTGTCAGTATTCCCGTGGACGTGGTCAGAAAGTGGTTTGCCAAGATGAACTCTGGGAAAAATGCGGGCAAGTACCGCAATAACGCTAAAGCGGTTTCCAAAAAGACTGAAACCACGAACTCGAGCTCCGAGGACGCCTCGAGTCAGAATGAAGAGGCAGAGGACGACAGCACCCAAGACACATCCAACAAAGCCTCATCAGACTCTGGCAGCCCTTCCCCGTCAGACTCTTCACCACTAAGCCTCAACACCGGGGACCTCGTCATCGTTAAAAGCGAGCCGGAGGACCCAGAGGACCCAGAGAACCCGGACTCCCAGGCAGAGCCGCTTGACCTCTCCCTCCCTAAACATATCGCAGCGGCGTTGGAAACGAAAACGGCCAAGCCTCCCGCCAAGCAGCAGGAACAGCCCCTGAACCTGACCTGCCTGAGGAAGGAGCAGCTGGACGGTCGAACCATCTACGTCACCACGCCTCAGACCGGAAGACCTGTCAACATCGTCACTGCCGCGCAGCTGCCCACGTTAGTGGCCATCGCTAGTCAGGGCACGGTGGGCTGCCTCAGCGCCATCAACACCACGACGAAGCGCACCATCCTCATCCCCCAGCTCACCTACACCTACGCCACTACGACCGGCAGCGCCACTGGAGCAAAGACTGTCGTGCTGAACGGCCATAAG CAGGAGAAGAGGCAGCTGGACAGCAGCTCTGACGGCGTTTCCACATTGGAGGAGCAGAACGACTCGGACTCTGCCGCACTGATGAAGAAGCGGCGGCTGGAAAACGGCGTGTACCCCTGTGATCTCTGCTCCAAAGTCTTCCAGAAGGGCAGCTCCCTGCTCAGGCATAAATACGAACACACAG GAAAGCGGCCGCACGAGTGCAGCATCTGCAAGAAGGCCTTCAAACACAAGCACCACCTGATCGAACACTCGAGGCTGCACTCCGGCGAGAAGCCCTACCAGTGTGACAAGTGCGGGAAGCGTTTCTCTCACTCGGGCTCGTACTCCCAGCACATGAACCACCGCTACTCCTACTGCAAGAAGGACGGGTCAAACCTCGGCTCCGGCCCCGGGTTAGGGCCACACAGGGCTCAGTCTGAGCTCGGCAGCCCCGGCACTGGACCCCAGTCGGACAGTCGGACGACGACGCCGCCCTCCCAACTGGACTCAGACgagagggagagcgaggaggaggaggacgacgacgagGCGATGTGTATGGACGACATCCGGGTCGTGCAGGTGGACGACGGCGAGTGCGAGATCTACGAGGGGAACTTCGATGACGACGACGAGGACGTGGGAGAGGAGATAGTGGAGGAAGAGACTATGGGAGAGGAAGAGGcggcaggagagagggaggaggatggggaggaCGTGGAGGATGGGGAGGACGGAGAGGACGCTTGTGACGTGGTGGAGATCGAGCTGGGGGACGATCACATGCAGGAcgaagagatggaggaagaagcTGAGGAAACAGCTGAGGAAGCAGCTGAGGAAGCAGCTGAGGAAGCAGCTGGGGAAGCAGCTGAGGAAGCAGCTGGGGAAGCAGCTGAGGAAACAGCTGAGGAAACAGCTGGGGAAACAGCTGGGGAAACAGctgaggaaaaggaggaagcgGCAGGTGAAACAGAGGAAATGGCAGACTGTGAAGCAGAAACGGACAAAAGCATCAGGGAGGGGTCAGAGGACGCCAAACCCACGGAGGAGGCGGTGACAAACGCcgagtaa